The Astatotilapia calliptera chromosome 22, fAstCal1.2, whole genome shotgun sequence region GAAAGAGTTctataaaaaccaaaaaccttaCCTGGTTTAAATTTGGCTGAACTCCCATTTGAGATCATCTTTTATGGGATCTGCAGACAGCTTCCAACATGGCTGCTCTTTTTGTATTGCTCTCATTCTGATTATTTACACGGTATGCACTGTGTATAACCGCAGGAAATCAAACTGTGTCAGAAAGCAAACATCAGTTTCAAGCTGATCAAGGTACATGCTTGGTGATGAGACCTGGGTCCAAGCAGTCCACAGCTAACCGGTTTTTATACGAGTCCACAGTTCCAAGTATGTCTGATGAGGAGTGAGACCACGAGCAAgcctggtgtgtttttaaacataCGCACCATGATATCGTTCTCCAGGGTAAGACATGATGAGTGTCTCCACTGTGATGTGTCTGGCAcacttttaaagcatttcagAAACAACACATTTAGTATGCCTGctgggttttattttaaaaactgactaactttcaACTCTGTTCCTTTGTCTGTTACTTCCTGCCCTTCTCCTATGCTCTGTGCTGCTACATGTTgcttctgtaaataaaaaaagaactgttCGCTTTTTCTAGAGCAACTTCTGATGGAATTGCTACCATTGTCTCGAGTGGGTGTCAGGAAGCAGCCGTGCCTGCTGCACTCCCAGGATGAGTCTGTTAATGTGAAGTTCCAATATGACATCCTGAGGAGTctgatgaaaaacataaaagtgcAAACAACATGATCTGTGGTGCGTGTCATCACGTCATCGCGTACTGTTTGATGGGGCCAGGTTTTGGGCCAGTATTGGGAATCTGAAGAACACCTGCATCCCAAACTTTTTTCAAATGACTGAGCATAACATAGCAGATTTTTGACCGTCTAGCTTCACCTGGGGACATTTACATGTTCTCACTgccatttcctttttaaaagaGGTGCTGTAGTTAATTTTAGCTTCATGTTTCTcacattaaatggtaaatggcctgtatttgtatagcgctttacttagtccctaaggaccccaaagcgctttacactacattcagtcatccacccattcacacacacattcacacactggtgatggcaagctatattgtagccacagcagccctggggcgcactgacagaggcgaggctgccggacactggtgccaccgggccctctgaccaccaccagtaggcaacaggtgaattgtCCTGCCCAAGGACACATTAGGACAGCATGATCTCATCTCATATGTTTCCCTTCAAAAACCATGGAGTTAGtagcttgtttttcttctagtttttttaataatcactTACAGACACCTTGAAGGTGCATTCATGCAGTCTTGTAGAATTATATTAAAATACTACCAGTTACTGCCATAAAGTagggaaaatatatattttaaaattaaaatacatttggatgagtttttcctttttttttttaaaatggtctTTTAAAAATTCTGTAACACTGaagcacacatgcaaacagacaTAACAGGGATGCCACCAAGATCAAATAAACATCCAGAGGTGCACAAGAAGATGATCTTGAACAGGAGACTggccaaatttaaatcaggcAAGTTTTTTTAATAGACCTTTTCAGAGaatttttctttcacaatttgcaaaataagaaaaaagacaaactgaaaaATCATCTACGACTCAGGTTGGTGAAAACATCAGAGCTGCTCACTCACCTGCAGTCATGATACCCGTGGAGGGAACAGGCACAACGGTGACGTTCTGGGAAGTGTGCgactggtgcaggtgtgccccCACCGCACTCAGGGGTCCGCTGTTTCCACCACCACCCCCTCCTACATTGCCTCCGCCTCCTTCCTGTTTAGGGATCACACGTACCCCAGCCGCTCCATCCACTGAGCTGGGGATGGCGAGTACGGCCGTGGGGTAGTGGGGGGAGGAAGTGGAAGACGCAGAAGAGTGAGGAAAGGAGGGCGCGCTGGCCTTCTCTGGACCTAGTTGCTCCTTCGCCTTGTTCAGGAACATGGCGTTCTCAATCTAGACAGAAGTGGGGAgtggagagaggaaagaaggaAGGGTGTAGGAATTAGGGGGCAAAGGAGTGTGATACAGTAAGGGTGAAATGTTTCATGACGGTGGAAGGAAAAggatatgaaaggaaggaagaaagggaAGGAGAAAGGAGACTTGCCAGAGATGAAGAAGGCAGATTGAAAGAGGAAATAGGATGAGGGTGTTTGGAAGAagttgaaaaagaaataaaaatacaaaagacaggaagaaagagaaagatgtgaagaaGAGTCATATGTTTATGCGGGAAAAAAACAGGATGACCCAGAGATGACACAAGCAGAGTGGCGATAAACGTAGTGTGTGTCATGAAaggaaaatggagaacaaatgagacagaaaatgagAGGTTAACGACAGTAAAAACAGAAGGAATTAAAGAAGAATAAAGGAGGAAGGAATGGGAAGATTGGGGAGAGTGAAGGGTAGGAGTTAATGGGTTAGATAAGAgcagacagaggaagaggaagaaacaatggaagagaagagaaaacgaAGGCATGGTGAGatgcaaaaaaagcaaatgaaaacagGAACAGAAGATTGAAAAGATgagagaggagagggacaggagTGATCATGTGAACCCATCAATAAGTCAAATAACTTCATCAACGTTGCCAGCATTATTTAGTGGtgttaaaaacaacatgttCAGGTTGTGAAGTGCTTCTGGGTATTTTTTCCAACAGCACAGACCACTATACCATGTGTAATTCAAGACAATTCCAACAATAAGGTTGTGTCTACCTGTCCTTGTACAGTGGGGACGGGAGACCAAAAGTATGATGAGTTGAAATGGGAATCGTCCATTATTTCTGTAATTAAAAAGCAACACACTTAGAAAACACCTGTCCTGCTCCTCCTTTTTTcgttccttttcttttaaatgagacCATGCATGGCTGTATTTCAGTCATCTTAGTCCAgttcctttctttctcctccGCACGCTGACACACCGAACACGTCGGTTTCAGGATCAGCATGCAGCACTAAGACTAAATTTAGTTCACTAAATCGAGCCACTTTTCTACACAGCTAACCTTTGTTTTTAGGGATACCAATCAAGATGTCTGTGACAAATCTGAGCAGTTTAAGCTTACTCTGTTGTGGCTATTTCTTGAAATAATTAAGATTTGTACAGAGGAGGATGTGAAAGGAATCAGGCAAAGATGGTCAATCCCAGAAGGGAACCAGTGGTTCCAAATGCTGTGTCAAAGCATACTGATGTACCCTCTCAGCCCAGTAAACATTATAACtgaaactgcacaaaaacataGTAATTGAGATTTAATTTTCTCTATTATTCCACATTAAATACCCTTGGTTTTACAAAAAAGAACTGACAGGCAAGACGATAACATTTAAGAGGAAATAACACTGATCTCTTTACTGTGTGGAATAAGTCAAACAAACTacctaaagaaacaaaaactgttattAGAAATTACTTAAAAAACTGTCTGCAATTTGATGCGAggagataaaaaaaatgctaaaactgtACCTGCAAACTAAAAATTCCCTTCCTGAAGAAACACTGCCCCCTGTTAAAGAGCTTGGGATCTCAACCATATCCAGTGGGAACATTTGTTTGAATGTATGGAAGTGCCTGGTAAGGCTATGGATCGCTGTTACATGCTTGCTGCAAAGCAACATACACATGCTCAAAAGCACAATTGTCACTGACCTCCTTCCAGATAACCTGTTTTCTGCAAACATAAATACAGGTCTTGAATTTGTCttgctttttacttttctttgaccacataaagtttgagaaccactggtgTAGAGGGCAGCAGAAGCAAGAATTAAGAAAACACTAATGATAATCAGTTTTTGAGAATTTAATGATTGTCTGTAACACAGCACATGCACTTGTTTACTACTCCCTAACACAGCATGAACAAATTGCACAATCTTAGAGTGCGTGTTTTATCAGCAGCATGTCAGTGAGGCTAGTTTTGCAACAAAATTGGATGTGGGTGCACCATTAGGTGAAAGTAACACCCTCTTCAAGAGTGCACACAGCTTCTTGACAgttgaaaaaaacccaaaataaaaacCCACTGTCAATCTCATGAGTAATCAACCTGTAATCTTCCGTTTCCTGATTATGTCCCACTAACAGAGGCAAAGAAGGAAGTTTCATTGTTCTATGTTGGCATGCATTTGCACTTTATTTTagctttctgaaacattttgAGACCGTGAATGCCATGCATAATCCTGCTCACATACCATTAAAAGCATGCAAGTAATTACATGTTAGTAAAGCCCAACTGCcatttaataatttataacAACTGATATTCAGTAAGCCCCGCAAAGGAGTATGCGaggcccataaaaaaaaaaaaaatcacaataacaatTGAGGTAACGCCATATTTCATGCAAAACATTTGCAATGCATAACTCATGAAatgttttgcattgtttttcaTGAGCCTCCTCTCCCCTCTGCAACTGCAAGgtctataaataaatgaaaagaaatgcttTCAATGCAATTTAATCATTTTCCCTGATTCTGCAGCAAAGCATCAGATGCAAGGGGCCGTTATTAGTGCAGTACAAAGTCAATGTTTCAGTGTTCTGAGAGACATTTGTTTCTTCCccccctctctttttcttttggacGAGAGGGTGCAAGCTGCCTCCAAAAACTGTGGCATGGCTAGCGCCGAGCTAACGTTAGCTGTGCTTTATGAATTATTGCAAAAACAAATTTGCCACAAATCGTTTAAGTCAGGGTGCTTTTTTGGAACTGAGTCTGGACAGATGTGTTAAACTGCACCCAACCGGCTGACAAGAGCGTAATAACATATCTGGGTTATGCACAAACATGGCTAACGTTAGCTGAAAAACGCAACAAGACGAGAGGAGCTAGCTAACTTGCCTCCATtaattttctccttttgttCGCTGGCTTGCTCTAGCTACAAGGAGGCCTGTATATTCAATATGCTTAACTAGCCCGCCGCTTAGTAAACACAAACATCCGTGCTCTCCCTACGCCTCCATTCCTCACTCCCTGCTCATCTCgctgagagaaaataaaaaaagagaaaaaaaagtctcgaataaaaaaaaaaaaaacgaagacaggaaaaaaaaacgtcGACGCCGTTGCCTCTGTAGGAGACGCAGCTTCATGCAGACTTCCGGCGGTTGGGACGACGGTGCTCtcagacacactgaaaaaaacactTAATTAACAACCGACTAATAAGTCCTGCGTTAATTACCGGTGAACTCGACTCCCCTTCAACCCCCCCGGAGCTTCCTCGGGTCGGGACAGTTGGAAAACTTTGTCCAAATCCGCCCCTCAAACCCCTCAGatatgccttttttttcttcgttttttcctttttttccctccagctCTTCTCCGAGGAGTCAAGGCAGGCTGAGTTAAACAGCTTccggccacactcttcaaaataaaatcaaagcgcGATTCTTTTAAAGTATATTTCTTTGTGTATTGCGTTTGATTAAAAGCGTAATAATCGATGTTAACACaattaactaaaactaaactaaaagtaggtgtaaaatatgacattttatgCACCgaaataaaatgattattaattatttttttaattaaaaaaacgaatttaaaaCAATAGTGTTTAATCACAAAACCAgcaaaaaagtatatttataattttatcaAAAACAGCCTAATGAGGTTTTGGTGCTACATGACTTAGAGTCAATTGTCTTCAAAAATAGCTGTTTTGTATAAGAATATTTATTCAGAAACTTATCTTATGTatttttcataataataattaatactaAACCACAAATAATGCCGAAAACTAATAAAACCGAAGTAAAACCAAacttacaaaaaacaaatacaatttaaatCTAATCGACCGAAATCCGCTCTGAAAACTCAGTGAAACTTAAGCGACCTGAAAACAAACGCCATataatctaaaaaagaaaaaaaggggttCCGGTAGGAAAACCTTCTATACACAAgtcaaataatataaaacaagaaaaacaaactaataatTGTGCAATAACTAACAGCCATTTACCCATATGTTTGCTCCGCTGAGAGTTTTGAATTAGACTTCCTGTACTGGTTTGGCGTTTTACCAGCTAACTTGACACACCTGCCAGCGTCTATGCAGTATCTTCCGGTGTATTAATTATCCAGTCAGTGAGGACGTCGTATCAGTTTCTATGTATATTTCATTTCTGAATTAGCTGAATGGTTTTCTCATTTTGTACAACAGCTCTCAGGTTATGCGGACATGTGAGGCTATTAAAAGGTAATGAATGCTTGTACTTATAATATCCACGTCACTATAATTATTATCGCCCATTTAGCTTGAACTATGTCCATCATATAAGATGGACCTAAGCTACTTTTGTCAGCATTTATAATGCAAGGAAAGAACTCTAATGTTTGTTGCAAGTTTAATTCCTGGTGCAACATCAGCAATTCATTCTTGGGAAAAGCACCATGTACCATGAGCATTTTATTGAAAGatcaatgacaataaaatgatGATGAAAACGTTTATTGGGATCCCCTTATGCATGTGAAAATTGTTTATTATGCAGTGACAATTCAAGACCtcacagatggaaaaaaaaaaaaaaaactgaaaaaaaagaagctaaaatcAGATGTGTAAACAGGTGAGTAAAGAAAGACAGCAGTGGAACATTTGATAGCTACAATAAATCTTTTTTCACAAACAGTAAAGATTTAAGTCGTTTCCCCTTTTGCATTTAAATGACAAGGATTTTGTGTATAGAAGAGCAGAACGACGTTTTCCTAAAGTACacggaagaaaaataaaaagcaaacatccACTTTGGTCAAACATCACGAATGCAACACAACAGGGTCTGAAACATCACAGAAAACTAATAAACtggataaaatacatttataatgaATTAGTCAAGCTGTTAGTGGTGATGCAAACAGTGCTTTACACTGATACTGtatcaaatataaattgtataaacacatacacatacatatatatccaTATTTAGTGCTGATCCAGTAACGAAAGCACACTTCCATTTCTATAGCTGGGTAATCTCCTACTTTGGTAACTCCACAGTGAAGCTGCACACGCCTACTGTGTCCTGACTTCAAACATATGCATTTGCAATATTACTTTACAGTGTAAGAGTGACAGGTGTTGATGCATGCATAATAACAGTAGTACTCAtatatgaaagaaataaaatgtaccCTCAGGACACTTACAGAACGTATGGTTGTGCTGTAATCAGGAGTGCAGAGAAGTCACAAACAGTGTTTAGAgctgaagacaaaactgctcaGTTAAAACAAAACCATATATCCATCTTCAGTGTTTAAATCCCTTCTGATGTATTAAAACATGTCCATAAAGATATTTTCCTAACTAGCCCCAGAGGGTAATGGTGAGGTAGAGGGATACAGTTTGATTGGGTGGTGACAAAAGGCAAATCAGGATACTTTACAGTTACTACCGTAATACTTTAGAGCTAGTATTACACCTTCAGTGGAATATAAAGCACAAACTACAGCAAGCAAacgtaaagaaaaaataaagaacaggaCAGCAAACACCCCTGCCCTCACTTAACAATTGAAATATTTAGCTTCACATTACGCCAAAGCGTTATATACTAACAAATACTTAATGTTATGAATACACAGGGATATTCTCATTGCTACTATGAAAAGCAAAGCTGTATTTCACACATTTAAATTTAGTCTGACTGGCTACACCTTTATGAGAGCTGCTACATAACTGCTATCACTAGGAACCACTTTACTTAAGATTTGTAATACACATCATGTATTAGTGGACTGCAGGGTGGTACAGACTTAAGGCAGTTGAAGCTCCTGGTTGGGAAAAACAGAATCCCATTTTGTTTCCTGTAGCTGATCTAAAGCTAATATCTCCAAGCCGAGgctcaacaggaaaaaaagaagattcacCGGCGCATCAGTttacaaataaagaaataaagaataattAACTTATTAAGTACCAAGgatcataaaatataaaacagtaagaaaaagaaaaagaaagacaacaccTTTTAAAAACCCTATACATATTAACGCTGAAGTTTACAGATAATATCAGAAATATTCACCCTGAACCTTTATACACCAAATTTATTTCAGAAATACATGTAGAGAAAAGACTGATGGGTTAAAATGCATGTCAGTGAATATATGATAATATGCAATATTAGTAGGACTAGTAAATGAAGGTTTTGGTTGCATGTTTTAGCACATGCTCATGCTAAGAAGCACTTAAGGTTTGGCAGCAAGGCAgtgcggacacacacacacacacacacacacacacacacacacacacacacacacacacacacacacacacacacacacacacacacacacacacacacacacacacacacacacacacacacacacacacacacacgtgaaggAATTATTAATGGTAAACAGGAACACAGACAAAAGTGTGACATATAAACACAGAAAGGGACAAAGACAAAGATCAGTCATGTAAAACTCAAAAAGTAAGAAAGCTCATCAAACCATCATAGAATACATGAAATATGATTATATTATCCTCTGCTTCTTGTTACCTGTGACCCTGAACTGCATAAGCAGAAGGTAATACAAGGATGGATGGAGGCTAAACGAACGCAGTACCGCTAAGCACAAAGTCATAACATGAAATAACATTCGTAACTGTAATCAGACTATTTTCACAACAGAGAAACATCACAAACCAGCTGAACCAGCCACACAGCAGAATGACGCCGTGATGAGAGAATCATGCAGGGAATCTAGACAGCTGATTGGACACTGGGAGGAAGGACTGCCTGGTCATCACATGGCTGATTGGCCTCTCATACAGGCTGAAGACATCTACAGAAAGGAGAGATATGATATTGTGATGTCAGCAGACTCCAGAGAATACACAGTCCTAGTCTTGTTAGACCTTACCTCAGCCTTCGATACAGTCAACCATACCATCCTGATAAACAGACTGAGAGACCTGGTTGGGATGTCTGGCTCTGTTCTagactattttttttatcttatatATCTGAAAGAAACTTTAGTGTGTCTGCAAACCAGAATCTACAGAGTTGTTGTGTGGagttcctcagggctctgtgctgggacctattctgtttttaatatacATTCTTCCTTTAAGCCAGATAATACAGCAGTTTCCTGAAGTATCTTATCATCGTTTTGCTGATGATATTCAACTATATTATTCTTTTAAGCCTGCTGAAGCTCATAAGCTCTCCAATCTGATTGACTGTTTAACCAACATTAAACAACGGTTGAACAATAATTGCTTACAGCTAAACCCGGCCAAAACAGAAACTTTCATTATTGCACCAGGCAGTGCAATACCCGATATTAAACGGCGAATGGGTGACTTAGGTTCCTCACAGAAACATAACCTTagaaacctgggtgttatttttgatgaagctttttctTTGGAGGGACATTTATATCAGATCATAAGAAGCTGCTTTTTTCACTTGAGGAACATTTCTAAACTTAGATCCATCGTGTCAACAAGTGAACTCGAGATGATAatgcatgcttttatctctACAAGACTTGACTACTGTAACAGCCTGTTCACTTGTCTAAACATGAAAGGGCTAGCCCGCCTACAGGTTGTTCAAAACTCTGCAGCGAGGCTACTGACCTGCTCGAACAAGGGTTCTCATATGACCCCTGTTTTAAAGTCGCTGCACTGGCCAACAATCACATTCAGgttccattttaaaattctagttTTAACTTTTAGAGCATTACAGagacacccccctcccccctacATTGCTGATTGATTCATACACATACCACCACTCATCCCCTATTTCTACGGGGTTTGGACTCAGTGGAGACCTTCAAAAAGCagctaaagacatttttatttcaaaaagcttttaattaGACCAGGGTTTTTATGATGTATTTTATGACTGTATTATGCTTTtaccttgtaaagcactttgtgacatatgtctgtgaaaggtgctatataaataaactttacttacttagaGAAAGGTggatgttttaaagttttgttatatttaatgctgaatttaattattaataattaaatttgaTTGGTAGCAGCTATAAGCTATAGATGCATGAGTGCAGGTAAGTGTAACATAAACCGAGTTACCTGGGAGATGTTCACGCCAGTCATTTTCTCCAGCGCCTCAGGCAGCTGGGTCATGATGTCCAGCACCTCTCCTGAGAGTTTGGCCACGCCCACATCTCCACCTCCGCTGGATACCATGGTAACTTTTTTGGCTTCACACAGAGGCCTGCTGATCTCTTCTGCCATCTGGTGGACAAATGACATTACAGCTGTTAAAATTGTAACCGGTGAATGTAATAATGTAATCCAGAAGTAAATGCACACACAACACTCATGACTAACAGGcttcaaattctgttttttttatcagcacaattctaaAAATAAGAGCAGGAGCTAGAAATGCTTGTTATGATGATGTTATCGCTCACCAAAGGCAGTTTCTCCAGCAGCATGTCCACCATGGCGCCCTCCTTGTACTCCTTGAAGGCCTCGGCCTTCTTCACCATCTGCTCAGCCTCAGCACGCCCCTTGGCCTCCACTGCAAATGCTTCAGCCTCACCTTTAACCTGAAGGAGAAATGAGGACGGACTTACTGTACCAGAAAACACTGAATCTCACCTTGTACCTTAATGGTACATAAATTAAAGTGAATTACAAAAGACATTTACAAATGTTACCTCATACAAAGCGATGGTAGTTTGAAATGCCTCCTCTAATATCTTATGGATTTTTCCCTCATCCATATTCCATTCATTTCCGTTTTTTTATTGCTAGATTCAGAATTATAGGCATCATATAAGAGGTCTCACCTGGGCTGCATATTAATACTCTTATTAACATAAATCATCATGACTGATTTAGCTCTTTGCCTTCTATCTCCTTATATCCTCTTCTAATTTGGAGTTCAGAGACCCCAAATTAATACTGCACGAGTGTGACAGATTTTTTTGTATATGTACACCCAAATAATTTACTGAATACTCTGAAGATTAGATTTTTAGATAATATCTTGTATTTAAAAGCAAGGAATTGTATCCTTGATACATTAAGTTGGTAGTCAGATAAAGAGCCATACTGAGCTAGATAATTAATCGGTTTGGAGAGGGATAGGAAAGGCTGCCCAGATAATTCAAGATGACATTTGTggaaaatgcttttgttttttccccagaaaCAGCTTTGACTCACTCTTATGGActcagcttcagcctctgcCTCCATGATCAACTTAAGACTGGACAGACAAAAGAATCACAGTCAGCTGGTTAGCAGAGAGATAAATGATTTGACCAGTACAAACATGTCAGCCATgctcttaaaatataaaatgatagcTCAATTGTTATTCTAACATAAAAAGAAGGATTTAAGTGGACGGATGAAAACTTGCcaaattacaaacaaaacaaaaacacacacacacacacacacacacacacgagggattttccatgtttcttcttcagacatataaacagagaaaacataccAGAAAAACCTAACAGACTATCTGCTTACTGTCGTTCCTGCAGTTCAGGAGGTGAAAATGAACCCACAACTCACCGCTCAGCCTCAGCCAGCTTCTCCAGCCGGTATCGCTCAGCCTCTGCAGGTTTCTTCACCTTGGCCTCCAGCTCTTTCTCCTTGCGGGTGATCTCCTGCTCCTGCAGCATGATCTGCTGCGCCCGCTCAACCACCTGCACCTGCATCTTCTCACTCTCAATACACTGCTTCGTCTTCGCTACCTGCCAGAGGAAAACAGATCATACATGTATGTCTGTACACATAATATTCTTCATTTAATATCATgaattgtaaaaatgttgttgaTTTGTAATAAGTTTAAAACGTTTGGCCTGCAATTATAATTAAAGAAATGCTTTGcactgtatttaaaatatatattcagctTAGAGATCAAATAGCAAAATGAGCTGCTTCCTGTGCACGCCTGTGTACCTGCAGCTGGTAGGCCATCTCTGATTCAGCCCTCTTAGTGTTGACTTCAATGTCATAGGCTGCCTTCTTCAGCTCATAGTCCCTTTGAGCCTTCGCCATGTCAATCTCATTCTTGTACTGAGCCGATATTTTCTCCTGCATGGCATGAGcttcctgcagagagagagtcAAAGAGGGATGGAGAAAGGATGGAGGTGATCAGGATCAATGGGAACAGATGTCTAAAATAAACAGGATGAAGATGCTAAAAATACAGACAGAGTTTAGACAAATGGCACCAGTGACGAGGCGAAGACACACAGTGAAGTGCTCTGTAAACAACCTTCTAGATGATTTAAATGCAGCTTCTATTATTAGCAAGATAAGTATTTATCCAagtgtttctaaaaataaagaaagatctTCAAACTACATCAGCAAGCCCCATTGACACCTGTTGCAAAGAGAgatctgtgtaaaaaaaatagctttatagtaatacagtattaaaaaaataaaaacagcgaCAAAGTGACAGATCTCACCCTAATCACAGCATCTCTCTTGTTTTCGGCCTCTCCAATGCGAGCATCTTTCTGAACCTGCGCTGTTCGGCCTTTCCCCAGAGAATGCAGGTAATCCTGTGTGCCAGCAGGAGAAAAAAGATCTGATGTGCGTTTACTGGTTCAATTTTTAATTCCGAGAATCTGCAAAAATGTACTGAGATCATCTATGATATGATTCTTATAGCGCAAAGAGATACCTGGTCATCATGAACATCTTTGAGGGTGTAGCTGACCACGCTGATGCCCATGTTGACCAGGTCAGAGGAAGCCACCTTAAAAACCTGCTCTGAGAACTTCTTGCGGTCCTTGTAGATCTCCTGTAACACAAACACCTTCGCTGTGATGCAGAAGTTCGCTTTTTGAAATGTACTCATCACACTGAGGTTGTGAATACTGAAGGTGTATTCTAATAATACCTGTTCTATAATTCAGTTGGATGGTAAACtccatttatttactttaactcCTTACCTCAACAGTCAGATGGGCGATGATGGCTCGCTGATGACCTTCAAGCGTCTCCAAGGCGATCTGAGCAATTTCAGCCTCTGACTTTCCCATGAACATCTGGCAGGCTGCAGCTAACATCTGTTTATTCTGACCCTGGATCTTCATCTGTaggaaacagctgcttgtttattaTTTAGACAAACACTGACATAAACATTGGGTTCAT contains the following coding sequences:
- the LOC113015113 gene encoding flotillin-1, whose protein sequence is MFYTCGPNEAMVVSGFCRSPPLMIAGGRVFIIPCVQQIQRISLNTLTLNVKSDKVYTRHGVPISVTGIAQMKIQGQNKQMLAAACQMFMGKSEAEIAQIALETLEGHQRAIIAHLTVEEIYKDRKKFSEQVFKVASSDLVNMGISVVSYTLKDVHDDQDYLHSLGKGRTAQVQKDARIGEAENKRDAVIREAHAMQEKISAQYKNEIDMAKAQRDYELKKAAYDIEVNTKRAESEMAYQLQVAKTKQCIESEKMQVQVVERAQQIMLQEQEITRKEKELEAKVKKPAEAERYRLEKLAEAERLKLIMEAEAEAESIRVKGEAEAFAVEAKGRAEAEQMVKKAEAFKEYKEGAMVDMLLEKLPLMAEEISRPLCEAKKVTMVSSGGGDVGVAKLSGEVLDIMTQLPEALEKMTGVNISQMSSACMRGQSAM